Below is a window of Synechococcus sp. UW179A DNA.
TTTCTCGCAATCGCAAGACATGCAGACGAAGCTTCTCCGTAGAAAGATCAATCAAAAGTCCCCCGAGGATAGCGATACGACGGTCACATAAATGGCTGGTGGGCAATCACCAAAAAGACGAACCTCATTGTTGACTATACAAATGCTGCAGACAGCGACAAATCATTCTCATACAAGCAGATCAAAGTAATCATGTAAATCTTTTCTTATTCTCCGAGGCATAAAACATTGCTACTGCCTCATTAGCAATGAGATCTACTGATCCATAACGAGAGTCCTTTCTCAGCATCTCCTTGAGAATAGCGTTACTCTTCTTATCTAGCTTGAAATTCATCGTCTTGGAAAGTGCTTTAAGTAAAGGTCTTCCATTGCCATCTTGTAGCAACCAGACCTTGTAAGCCTAGTCTTACGCATCAAGGCTTCCTACCTCTGACAAAAAGCATTTACTTCTCGTCGATTAAAGGAGACATTAGTAGAGGGAATCTTAGTGATGTACATAGTTATTGAAAAGGAAATGTAGTGATCTCGGTTGATCCTGGATCAAAGTGAACTCAAGAGAGTGAAGCCTCTTGCTTCATGCACACTTGACTTCTTGAAAGCAGTTAAATCTATTTATATGTTTTCAACCTTAAAACCAATCACTTTTGAAGCAAGAAGTACTCCAAAGCGGACTTAAAAGCGGTTAATGTAGAAACAGTATGGCGTCTACGAATGAAAACTGCCAAAACACTGCTGTGACGGAGCGTGATGAGCTATATCAAGGGATGCGTAAACGTTGAAGATCTGATGTAGCCATCTCGCTGTGCTGATTGGTCAAGCAATCGAAACGCTGGGAAGAAAGCGTGGATTCAACGGAGTAATTTAGGAAACGCTGGTATTACCATTTCACGAAAAGAGTCTGGTTTCTAGATTTTTGATCAGCACATAAACCGGTGGAACAACCAGCAATGACAACGTCATGCCCATTAGAAGGCCGCCAAAAACAACTGTGCCGATGGCTTGCTGAGCACTGGCTCCGGCATTTTGTGCAACAACAAGAGGGAAGAAGCCAGCAAGAGAGGCGACTGAAGTCATCAAGATGGGCTGAAGCCTTGCTTTTCCTGCCTCTGCAGCGGCGAAAACAATCTCTGCACCAGCCGACACTCGTTGCTCTGCAGCTTCGACAACAAGAATAGAATTTTTAGCAGCAAGACCAATCAGCATCAAGAGGCCTATCTGAACGAAAACATTCACATTCATCGAACGTACTTCGAGAAACACGAGGCTGCCGAGTATGGCAATCGGAACGGTGATCATGATCACTGTTGAAATGATATAACTTTCATATTGAGCGGACAGCACCAGAAAAACAGTCAACGCGGCCATCACAAACAGGAAAAGGATTTGGCGACCAGATGTTTCCTGAACCCTGGACACACCAGTAAATTCATAACCAATATCCTTGTAACCAAGAGAAGCGAAAACATCTTTGACAGCCTTAATCGCCTGCCCCGTTGAATACCCCGAGTTGGGAACAGCCTGAAACGTGATAGAGCGGTTGAAATTAAAATGATCAATCTGCCCAGGATTGGTCACTAAGTCATAGCTAGCAATCTCTTTAACACTAACATAATCTCCGTTGGAATTTTTGATGCCATAATTCATCAATTCATCAATCGTGCTTCTTTCCTTGGGTTGACTGATAACAACAACATCCTTCGGACCTCCATCCAAGGAGGTCTGAACAATACGTTTACTGCCAGCATAAGTACCGATTGTATTAACGACATCTTTATAGCTAAGATTAAGAGATCCAAGCAAAGAACGATCGATGTTAATTTGATAAGACGGATTGTCGGGAGAAAACCGGGTTTGAATGCTTTGAATTGAAGGATCCTGTGAAGCTTTAGCCAAAAACTGTTGCGTCAACGCGTAAAACTCATCAATCGAATAACGACCGTTACTTTCGTCGGTCAAAGCAACCGTCAAAGAAGAATTCTCACCAAAACCAGTAATCATTGGTAGTTGAAACAACTGAGGGGGATATCTTGTAGGTAATGCTGCAAGTACTGCTGAGAGATTTGAAGATATTTTTTCGATTTTTTGGCTTAACTGACGACGCTGATCCAAAGGCAACAATTGTAGATATAAAAATGAATAGTCCAAAGTGGTATCGATAACCACAAAATCCTCAATACCCGATAGCTTTTTATCTTTTTCTCTATTGAGCAAGTTTCTAGCCTCGCTGCTCACAGGTCCATAGGCTGTAATCGATGCTCCTGGATTAAGTTGATATGCACCCGACAAAACATTCATATCTTCTTGAGGAATAAAGCCAACAGGGATGATATTGAATAAATAGAGTGTGGCGAGAGCAAGAGGTACAAGAGAAACGCAAACAAGTTTTCTTTTTTTCAAAAACCAGCCCAATAATTTCTCATAGGCAGATTCAAATTTTGAATAAAATTGATTAAAACCATTAAAGACAGACTCTAACTTCAGACCAATGAAAGCAAAAAGGGCGGCACTGATCGGTAGAGCAAGGTTTCCAAAACTCGCCTTCGTGAAATAACCCATCAAGAGTCCAACACCAGCACCAAAAGTTGCTGTAATCCACGATGGCATCGACTCCATTCGCCCTGGACGAAGAAATAGTGCAGACATCATCGGTGAGAATGTCAGGGCATTAAATGTTGATATTGCAATCGAGCAGATGATCGCAACTGCAAACTCAATATAGATATTGCCAATGGGACCACTGACCAACGTAACAGGGAGAAACAAAGAAATCAGCACTAGAGAGGTGGATATAATCGCTCCAAACAATTCATTCATGGATGCAAAAGCAGCTTCTATGGAAGACATTCCCTTTTGAATATTGGCTGTTACTGACTGAACAACAAGTATGGCATCATCGACAACTAGCCCCGTCGCCAGAACCAAAGCGGTCATGGTCAAAAAATTCAACGTGAATCCAAAAAGTTGCAAAAAGGCAAATGTTCCCACGATCGATATCGGTATTGCTAATCCAGGGATGAGGATCGTGCGCCAATTTTGCAAAAACAACAACAAAATAAGAATAACTAAAGTGATTGCCAATCCCAACGCATCAAATACATTTGAAATCGAATCTAAAATAAAGGATTTTCGATCATTGAATTGTACAACTTTGATTCCAGGGGGAGCCGTAGATTTAAATTTTTGAATGAGCTGATCGATCTGCTCACCGACCTCAACAGCATTACTTCCGGACTGAAGATTAACTTCGATAAACACCCCGGGATAACCACTACTTGACAAGATAGAGCTTTCAGGACTGGCAATATATTGAACATTACCAATATCTTTAACCCGGAGAACTGCTCCAGTAGTCAATCGTTTAAGAACAATATCTTCAAATTCTCCTATTGATTGAATGTAGCCACTATCCTCAATCATGACTGAATAGTTATATGTGGAGGGATCTCCAACACGACTGGCTCCAACAGTTCCACCAGAAGCAGGGAAGTTCTGAGTAATGATCTGACTGTCTACTTCATCAATACTTAATCCATAAGCACGAACTAAGTTTGGGTCGATTGAAATCTGAAATACAGGTTTTGGTGGAAATAAAGTTAACTTGCCTACTCCATCAATCAATTGAAGTTGCTTTTGCAATTGATCCTTAGCCAAAGAATTGAGGTAGGCAGCATCATATTGACCTTTAGTTGATGTAATTAAGTAAGAACTAATAGTTGTATCTGTTGTCTGCGAAATAGTAATCCCTAGGCTTTGAGTTTCTGCAGGTAAATTCGACTTGGCCTGTTGAATACGATTCTGAACATCCAATGATGCTGTATCGGCAGAAGTGTCAGGATCTAAATGCAGCGTGATAGAAGTTGAACCAGCACTGGATGTTGAAGTGATGTAATCGACTCCAGGAGTATCTGACAAAATATCTTCAAGTTGCTGTGTAATGGAAAGTTCAACAAATGACGCATTACCGCCTGGATAGGGTGCAGTCACAACAATTTGAGGTTGTGCGATATTGGGCAGAAAGTCAATTGGCAACCTGCCAAGAGAAATAAACCCAAGGATAAAGATCACCAGACTGCAGACACTGGTGAGGACTGGTCTTGAAATGAAGCGATCAGATAGAGACATTTATAAATCGAGATTACTTAGAAGATTTAATTGATACAGGTGTGCCATTAGCAAGTACCGTTGATCCACTAGTTGGAATCAAATCACCAACTTTTAAGCCTGACAAAACAGGAAAATAATCATCCTGCAAGTTACCAAGTTTTAGTGGTGTATTAACAGCAATCAAGGTAGTTGAAGGCAGCGTAGACATTGATTTTTTTTGTTGAGGATTGACATCTGCATTCTTCAAAAAAGATTGAATTGGAATGAGTTTATAGGTGTAGGGTTGTTGGGCTTTAAATAAAACTGCCGTAGCAGGCACGCCAGGATGACGCTGATTTCCAATCATAATCTTGGAGCGAATTAACTGCCCAGGGCGAAGACCTGCTTTTTCGTTAACAAACACTGCTCTAACCTTAAGGGTGTTCAACGCCTGGGAGTTACTACTATCGAACTCAAAATAGGGAGGAATAAAAGCAATTTCACCCTCACCAATGACATCCCTTTTTGACTCATCAAGCATTTTTACTTGTTGACCTAGCTTGATTTTGCTTGCTTGCAATGCAGGAACAGAAAGGTCAATGGACAGATTTTCATTATTAACAACAAAAAAACTACTATTACCTTGCTCGAAGTATTGGCCGGGGTTGACACCACTTAAATCTCCGACAATGCCATTAATAGGTGATCGTA
It encodes the following:
- a CDS encoding efflux RND transporter permease subunit, which gives rise to MSLSDRFISRPVLTSVCSLVIFILGFISLGRLPIDFLPNIAQPQIVVTAPYPGGNASFVELSITQQLEDILSDTPGVDYITSTSSAGSTSITLHLDPDTSADTASLDVQNRIQQAKSNLPAETQSLGITISQTTDTTISSYLITSTKGQYDAAYLNSLAKDQLQKQLQLIDGVGKLTLFPPKPVFQISIDPNLVRAYGLSIDEVDSQIITQNFPASGGTVGASRVGDPSTYNYSVMIEDSGYIQSIGEFEDIVLKRLTTGAVLRVKDIGNVQYIASPESSILSSSGYPGVFIEVNLQSGSNAVEVGEQIDQLIQKFKSTAPPGIKVVQFNDRKSFILDSISNVFDALGLAITLVILILLLFLQNWRTILIPGLAIPISIVGTFAFLQLFGFTLNFLTMTALVLATGLVVDDAILVVQSVTANIQKGMSSIEAAFASMNELFGAIISTSLVLISLFLPVTLVSGPIGNIYIEFAVAIICSIAISTFNALTFSPMMSALFLRPGRMESMPSWITATFGAGVGLLMGYFTKASFGNLALPISAALFAFIGLKLESVFNGFNQFYSKFESAYEKLLGWFLKKRKLVCVSLVPLALATLYLFNIIPVGFIPQEDMNVLSGAYQLNPGASITAYGPVSSEARNLLNREKDKKLSGIEDFVVIDTTLDYSFLYLQLLPLDQRRQLSQKIEKISSNLSAVLAALPTRYPPQLFQLPMITGFGENSSLTVALTDESNGRYSIDEFYALTQQFLAKASQDPSIQSIQTRFSPDNPSYQINIDRSLLGSLNLSYKDVVNTIGTYAGSKRIVQTSLDGGPKDVVVISQPKERSTIDELMNYGIKNSNGDYVSVKEIASYDLVTNPGQIDHFNFNRSITFQAVPNSGYSTGQAIKAVKDVFASLGYKDIGYEFTGVSRVQETSGRQILFLFVMAALTVFLVLSAQYESYIISTVIMITVPIAILGSLVFLEVRSMNVNVFVQIGLLMLIGLAAKNSILVVEAAEQRVSAGAEIVFAAAEAGKARLQPILMTSVASLAGFFPLVVAQNAGASAQQAIGTVVFGGLLMGMTLSLLVVPPVYVLIKNLETRLFS
- a CDS encoding efflux RND transporter periplasmic adaptor subunit, producing MPTNIRSKIRLAVKVGFICGLSCLMASCQTKSSAPQAFPVDVTRIQTRDFAKVIEAEGTLTNPGYIRLTPQVSGLITKVFVKEGDPVTSGQVLVVLDNAQEIAEFKTAQAQFKEADLHAKRVQWLFEKGAESKESAEEARVTAIGKNSNLVAKQEALGRRSIRSPINGIVGDLSGVNPGQYFEQGNSSFFVVNNENLSIDLSVPALQASKIKLGQQVKMLDESKRDVIGEGEIAFIPPYFEFDSSNSQALNTLKVRAVFVNEKAGLRPGQLIRSKIMIGNQRHPGVPATAVLFKAQQPYTYKLIPIQSFLKNADVNPQQKKSMSTLPSTTLIAVNTPLKLGNLQDDYFPVLSGLKVGDLIPTSGSTVLANGTPVSIKSSK